The segment aacagacattttaacatAGGACCACATCTattctaataaaaatatatcatgGGTTTACCGGTGGgaaaaaataaaggaaggaTGATGTTTCTGTTAATATATAACAGGATAAATCTTAAGTGATGtgtccttttcctcctccaacCAGTGTTGGTGATGTAATCAGAAGACAACAGACCAAAAAGTctagaattaaaaaaatctctATAATGTTTAGAATACAATGTGGTGTATGTAGGATCTCCTAGCATTATCCTAGTGAAATCACTGACAGTATATTCATGGCTTCACACGTATTttctttagttattttatttaaagcagagaTATAtaacaaaaaagcaacaaagcaTAGTATGAACTAAATACAAGCTAGTCCATTAAGATTTTAATTAGGCTGATTTTTAATTGCTAATTAAGTTAGTAGTTCAAATATAAATCAGCGAAAGAAAGCTTCTTAGCTGACATTTGGATTTATTAATGATCGACAACTGATTTATGGTGAGAAATTGAATTTCCATCCCACTGATCCCCGATGTTTAAATGCCAATTTATTGCTTCGCCTTTAACTTAACCAAGTGTCTTTTGGCCCTCCAACTTGCcgtacaaaaacaaagatggcgtCTTCCGTAGACGTTCACGTCCGAATTTGTGGACAAgaaattataaaatatgatctAGAAATTAAGGCTCTCGTTCAGGTAAGACCTGCCAACGTTTGTCGATTGATGTATATTTTCGTGTGCTGATGTTGgtcttggttttattttggagtAGACTCTGTGCATGCgtcacacagcagctctgaaaaTTGAACAAACAAATTAAGCTAACGCTAACTTAGCTCGCTAACAGCTGATGGTTTTGTGAATGATTTAAGATGTGGAAGCAAAACTTCTACCGAAACATGCACCGCAAGTTGTTATTTAATGAGGAATATTAAAACACCACAGGGCGcaataaacatacagtttatGTTCAGTTTAAACAGAGACTGTCAGAGGTAGAGACGTGGAGCGGGGTCCAAAAgtcaggaagaaaaagagacacGTCGAAAATCTGatcattacatttaaacttGAAAAGAAGTTCTAACTTTTACAGTGACTTAGAAATGTAATCGATTTTGAACTTTTCACTAAGTGAGATTTCAAATTTAAGTAAATTTGTGGCATTGATCCTGTTCACTCCTTGTACAAAAGGTGACATCTACTTCATTTATATGCAATGAAGCAGCGTTCAAATTACACTGAAGTACATTTGACCTGCTCAGCCCAAGCATTTGGCctcatttcctttgtttaacTAAACACAGCTTCAGCTGTTACAAATATGGCGAAATAGGCATCAGAATTAAGTGTCAAGTCAAATTGTTCTAAACTCAGAGGACTTTTTCAGCATCAAATCATAGATTGACTGATCAGGCAGACCAAAATTGTCCACACTGTTAGAAGATCAATACATCAAACAAGTTGACGGAGATATAGAAGGAAACTTCAGTGTGGATACAGAGTTAAATCAATAAAGAACCCAAAAGTCTCTACCCCCCCATACATTTTACATGGTCAATTCCACTAATTTCCTTAAATTGGATCTCTGCCTTAAAAAAGTAGTGCCGAACcttaaattaaatctgttcttTTAAATCCTTAAATATTCTGATGATTTCAAGGTATACATGGATCACAGATTTAAGTATGATAATAAAGCTTTGGCAGCGTGATAggcatttcctttattttaattttcgCATTTAATACATAATGTTactagaaaataaatgtaacattttaaatgatttaaaatgtagttttccTCTTGATTTATAAGTAAAccacacagtacatacatacaacttaaactaatgtttttaaaatatcaataatttatttatacaagGCTCCAAGAGGCCTGTGCTCCATTTGTATTCTCACAAAATAGTTCAAGTCAAATATTTTCCCTGAAATTGTAATTTgttagttttattagttttgacAGGTATTATGTTATACTGATTTTTTTATACTATATTCTGATTCTGATCAACCTTATATAATCATTAATACCTAACACctaattgtgtgtgtctgtgctttacCTGCAGGACATCAGGGATTGCCCTGGACCTCAGTCTGCTCTCATGGAGCTCAACTCCGAGGTCAAAGAGAAGTTCAACAAGCTCAGGCTCAGAATACAGGTGATGTCAGCCTcagccacacacatgcaaactaCTTTGCATCTGACAAACTCCTGGACTGAAATCTGAACTGTTTTGTTGCCGTCATCAGGATCTGGAGCAGATGGCCCGAGAgcaagacaaagagacagacagacaggccaTCCAGGCAGAGACGGAAAACCACAGAAGGCAAATGTTGAGGTAAAAAAATTGCTAGTGTGACAGAATTATATTACTTTAGTATTTCAGTAGTTTACTGTGAGTCATCAAATAAGCTTTCTCAGTTGTAATCTCTTTATGTTGAGAGATGAAGTtcagtatcagtagtattaacTTTATTGAATTAATGATACGGTTTGTCGTGAATGGTTAGGTGGGTTAAGAGTTTATTTGAGTGAAGGTTTGTAGTTGTATTGTTACAATGCTCAGTTTCTGTAACAATTTCACTCATTAGTTCAGTTAAATTCTGGAGATGAGCTtcaaaacttttctttttcttcattctttgACATAAACGTACATAAAACAGAATCAGACAAAATAGACCAGATGATAGGAAGAAAGCTAAAACACAGACTGCAGTTCTTCAcatgggtttttatttttcctgcgGTTTCCAGTAACCAGACAGCATGGAGAAAGGCTAACCTGGCTTGTAAACTGGCCATAGACAACATGGAGAAAGACAAGCTGCTGCATGGGGGAGACAACCAGAGCACCAGACAGAGGTAAGTGCAGCTGAGTCAGTCAGCTTCATGCTGTGTTAGGGCAGGTATAACAGTTAGTATAACAGTTAGTTAGTTTAACAGCAAGTAAAAGTAAGCAACCCCTTCAGAACCATCTACATTTATGTAAAAGTTTATTTAAGATACGGTCACATGTTCAGCTAAGTTGCACAATCTATTGTAACTAATAACTTAAAAGAACATACTGAACTTATCATAAAAATACCAACAGTATGTATAAATAGCTAATGACTAAAGTGGAGACAGTGAGCAAACTTTGAGTCTATTGACATGAGATTAGAGGTGTAGTTTAGAGCAGCTTTGACTAAAATTTAGAGCGTCCACACCCTGAATTCCTGAATGTATTAATCTAATATTACAGCATTATGTCACAGTGACAACCAGCTGAAACTGCACCTTAACCTAGTAGAGATTCTGTGGAGTGACTGGAGTTTAAATATGTCTGAGATG is part of the Anabas testudineus chromosome 14, fAnaTes1.2, whole genome shotgun sequence genome and harbors:
- the bnip1b gene encoding vesicle transport protein SEC20 encodes the protein MASSVDVHVRICGQEIIKYDLEIKALVQDIRDCPGPQSALMELNSEVKEKFNKLRLRIQDLEQMAREQDKETDRQAIQAETENHRRQMLSNQTAWRKANLACKLAIDNMEKDKLLHGGDNQSTRQRKVTKESLVETSSNITESLMSISRMMAEQVKQSEDSISTLATSSRTVQETNEEFKNMTGTIHLGRKLILKYNRRELTDKLLIFLALALFFATVLYILKKRLFPFI